One window of Leptotrichia sp. oral taxon 498 genomic DNA carries:
- a CDS encoding ATP-binding protein, translating to MQKVSDIIKQRVERIKLEKENQTTTLSFSSFPSFSDVDMAENKRKMEIKYFKRLSNLPKKINNCTFEKAIVKSDKEKKIKVMLEKYCKNFEMALENGIGLYFYGVRGTGKTFYSLCIYNELCKNYRVYRTSLMNIYKRIKKTWKMQDQDEEDVLNDLLKADLIILDDLGKEYLSQEWGKEKLFDIFNMLYEKEKCLIISTTLDPEQMSEYLSINGSDDVLDRLKENCKGLAFNWESRRKEVKKEIFEEIFG from the coding sequence ATGCAAAAGGTGTCAGATATAATAAAACAGAGGGTAGAAAGAATAAAGCTGGAGAAAGAAAACCAAACTACGACATTGAGTTTTAGCAGTTTTCCATCATTTTCCGATGTTGACATGGCAGAAAATAAAAGAAAAATGGAAATAAAATATTTTAAAAGATTGTCGAATTTGCCTAAAAAAATTAATAATTGCACTTTTGAAAAAGCAATTGTAAAAAGTGACAAGGAGAAAAAAATAAAAGTCATGCTTGAAAAATACTGCAAAAACTTTGAAATGGCTCTCGAAAATGGAATAGGACTGTATTTTTACGGTGTAAGAGGGACAGGCAAGACTTTTTATAGCTTGTGCATTTATAACGAATTATGCAAGAATTACAGAGTTTACCGCACAAGCTTGATGAACATTTACAAAAGAATAAAAAAAACTTGGAAAATGCAAGATCAGGATGAAGAAGATGTGCTTAATGACTTATTAAAAGCAGACTTGATAATTCTTGATGACTTAGGTAAAGAATATTTAAGTCAAGAGTGGGGAAAAGAAAAACTGTTTGATATATTTAATATGCTTTACGAAAAAGAAAAGTGCTTAATAATCTCAACAACGTTAGATCCTGAGCAGATGTCGGAATATTTAAGCATAAATGGCAGCGATGATGTTCTTGACAGGTTAAAAGAGAACTGCAAAGGTCTAGCATTTAATTGGGAAAGCAGAAGAAAAGAAGTGAAAAAAGAAATTTTTGAAGAAATTTTTGGGT
- a CDS encoding helix-turn-helix domain-containing protein: MRDIRKKGWFWVENELIDRTDLSFEVKSMYMILARFADAEGKCFPSVEKLAEIIGKDKRTVIRYMKKLEEKGLIEKKRRFNQTNIYYLKNVALNSDKIDNDKNDSDIVVTSLDDTGVTSDSDKNVNLKKHNEKNTIKNTQYNIKEKSKKEKTKSKIEDFVNKLEKSDEYKALILEYIKYRKEIKKTIKTIAPINKLLKDFPDSKRLSEAIEIAKEREWTGLEPEWVENYKNTKNGGNSNAKGVRYNKTEGRKNKAGERKPNYDIEF; encoded by the coding sequence ATGAGGGATATAAGAAAAAAAGGTTGGTTCTGGGTTGAAAATGAACTAATAGATAGAACTGACTTGTCTTTTGAAGTCAAATCAATGTATATGATTTTAGCAAGGTTTGCGGACGCAGAAGGAAAATGCTTTCCGAGCGTTGAGAAATTAGCTGAAATTATAGGAAAAGATAAAAGAACGGTAATAAGATATATGAAAAAGCTGGAAGAAAAAGGATTAATTGAGAAAAAGAGAAGATTCAATCAAACGAACATTTATTATCTAAAAAATGTTGCTCTTAATAGTGACAAAATTGATAATGACAAAAATGATAGTGACATAGTTGTCACTTCCCTAGATGACACAGGTGTCACTTCCGATAGTGACAAAAATGTAAATCTAAAAAAACACAATGAAAAAAACACAATTAAAAATACCCAATATAATATAAAAGAAAAAAGTAAAAAAGAAAAGACAAAAAGTAAAATTGAAGACTTTGTAAACAAACTTGAAAAATCAGACGAATACAAAGCCTTGATTTTAGAATACATAAAATATCGCAAAGAAATAAAAAAAACAATAAAGACAATAGCTCCTATTAACAAATTGTTGAAAGATTTTCCTGATTCCAAACGGCTTTCGGAAGCAATAGAAATCGCTAAAGAAAGGGAATGGACAGGATTAGAGCCTGAATGGGTAGAGAACTATAAAAATACAAAAAACGGAGGAAATAGCAATGCAAAAGGTGTCAGATATAATAAAACAGAGGGTAGAAAGAATAAAGCTGGAGAAAGAAAACCAAACTACGACATTGAGTTTTAG